A single window of Microbispora hainanensis DNA harbors:
- the lpdA gene encoding dihydrolipoyl dehydrogenase: protein MTDHYDVVVLGAGPGGYTAAVRSAQLGLTTAVVEERYWGGVCLNVGCIPSKALLRNAELAHILTNETKTFGIQTDGPITLDYGAAFRRSRQVADGRVKGVHYLMKKNGITEYDGRGSFTGPNSMEVRGADGSVRTVTFGHCIIAAGATTRLLPGTSLSERVVTYEEQILSETLPESVIIAGAGAIGVEFAYVLHNYGVKVTIVEFLDRMVPLEDQEVSGELARRYRRLGIDVLTSTRVESIDDSGDKVRVTVSKNGETSVLEADKVLQAIGFQPRVEGYGLENTGVRLTERGAIAVDGRCRTNVPNIFAIGDVTAKLMLAHAAESMGIIAAETIAGAETMELDYVMIPRATYCQPQIASFGYTEAQAREQGFDVKVVKFPFTANAKAHGLGDPSGFVKVLSDAKYGEILGAHLIGPEVTELLPELTLAQQWDLTVHEVARNVHAHPTLGEAVKEAIHGLAGHMINM, encoded by the coding sequence ATGACCGATCACTACGATGTCGTCGTCCTCGGCGCAGGGCCCGGCGGCTACACCGCCGCGGTCCGTTCGGCCCAGCTCGGGCTCACCACAGCGGTCGTCGAGGAGCGCTACTGGGGTGGTGTCTGCCTCAACGTCGGATGCATCCCCTCCAAGGCGTTGCTGCGTAATGCCGAACTCGCACACATCCTCACGAACGAGACCAAGACGTTCGGCATCCAGACGGACGGCCCGATCACGCTCGACTACGGCGCGGCCTTCCGCCGCAGCCGCCAGGTCGCGGACGGGCGTGTCAAGGGCGTCCACTATCTGATGAAGAAGAACGGCATCACGGAGTATGACGGCCGGGGCAGCTTCACCGGGCCGAACTCCATGGAGGTGCGCGGCGCGGACGGCTCGGTGCGCACGGTGACGTTCGGCCACTGCATCATCGCGGCCGGAGCGACGACCCGCCTGCTGCCGGGGACGTCCCTGTCCGAGCGCGTGGTGACGTACGAGGAGCAGATCCTCAGCGAGACGCTGCCGGAGAGCGTGATCATCGCGGGCGCCGGCGCGATCGGCGTCGAGTTCGCGTACGTGCTGCACAACTACGGCGTGAAGGTCACGATCGTCGAGTTCCTCGACCGGATGGTGCCCCTGGAGGACCAGGAGGTGTCGGGCGAGCTGGCGCGGCGCTACCGGCGGCTCGGCATCGACGTGCTGACCTCCACCCGGGTCGAGTCGATCGACGACAGCGGCGACAAGGTGCGGGTCACGGTCTCGAAGAACGGCGAGACGTCCGTGCTGGAGGCCGACAAGGTGCTGCAGGCCATCGGCTTCCAGCCGCGTGTCGAGGGATACGGCCTGGAGAACACCGGCGTACGGCTGACCGAGCGGGGCGCGATCGCCGTGGACGGCCGCTGCCGTACGAACGTGCCGAACATCTTCGCCATCGGCGACGTCACCGCGAAGCTCATGCTGGCGCACGCCGCCGAGTCGATGGGCATCATCGCCGCCGAGACCATCGCGGGGGCCGAGACGATGGAGCTCGACTACGTGATGATCCCCAGGGCGACCTACTGCCAGCCGCAGATCGCGAGCTTCGGCTACACCGAGGCCCAGGCGCGCGAGCAGGGCTTCGACGTGAAGGTGGTCAAGTTCCCGTTCACGGCCAACGCCAAGGCGCACGGCCTGGGCGACCCGAGCGGGTTCGTCAAGGTCCTCAGCGACGCGAAGTACGGCGAGATCCTCGGCGCCCACCTCATCGGGCCCGAGGTGACCGAGCTGCTGCCCGAGCTGACCCTGGCCCAGCAGTGGGACCTCACCGTGCACGAGGTGGCGCGCAACGTCCACGCCCATCCGACCCTGGGCGAGGCGGTGAAGGAGGCGATCCACGGCCTGGCCGGACACATGATCAACATGTGA
- a CDS encoding HD domain-containing protein: MARDNAKNTGSPVGANTLMTLMRELAFPPCAIERTSVVPQDVTRRENDAEHSFTLGLAAVCLAPLIDPALDPGRVARYALVHDLPEVHAGDVSVYAGPAEREKKAVREEEAREIIARDFGGTFPWLVEDLYGYKAQHDPESRFVHALDKLLPHVNVLLADHHPLRPTWAAYKRTEITARRKIRMSCPALLPLFDELCREFARRPHLFSGGVSPGVGDDDVRDGEQGRAADRAQHPQRQVGARPEHGGQGDENGPGRGGRRPREETRPRAAHDHRKSGARRQ; encoded by the coding sequence ATGGCGAGGGACAACGCGAAAAACACCGGCTCCCCGGTCGGCGCGAACACGCTGATGACCCTCATGCGCGAACTGGCATTCCCGCCGTGCGCGATCGAACGGACCTCGGTGGTGCCGCAGGACGTCACCCGCCGGGAGAACGACGCGGAGCACTCCTTCACCCTGGGCCTGGCCGCGGTCTGCCTCGCCCCGCTGATCGACCCCGCCCTCGACCCCGGCCGGGTCGCCAGATATGCGCTGGTCCATGACCTGCCCGAGGTCCACGCGGGCGACGTCTCCGTCTACGCCGGCCCGGCGGAACGCGAGAAGAAGGCCGTGCGCGAGGAGGAGGCGCGGGAGATCATCGCCCGTGACTTCGGCGGGACGTTCCCCTGGCTGGTGGAGGACCTGTACGGCTACAAGGCGCAGCACGACCCGGAAAGCAGGTTCGTCCACGCCCTCGACAAGCTGCTCCCCCACGTCAACGTGCTGCTGGCCGATCATCACCCGCTGCGGCCCACCTGGGCGGCGTACAAGCGCACGGAGATCACGGCCAGGCGGAAGATCCGCATGAGCTGCCCGGCACTGCTGCCGTTGTTCGACGAGCTGTGCCGGGAGTTCGCGCGGCGCCCGCACCTGTTCTCCGGCGGGGTGTCACCTGGCGTGGGAGATGACGATGTTCGCGACGGCGAGCAGGGCCGCGCCGCAGACCGCGCACAGCACCCTCAGCGACAGGTCGGCGCCCGGCCCGAGCACGGCGGGCAGGGCGACGAGAACGGCCCCGGCCGCGGCGGCCGACGCCCGCGTGAGGAGACGCGACCGCGAGCGGCGCACGATCACAGGAAATCCGGCGCTCGTCGTCAGTGA
- a CDS encoding transposase family protein, translating to MLFYRAAVDLSRSTLNYVAGLIRRRRKAIGSTWRRLNPGQQALLVLVYLRKGETFAEVGAGFGVSAATAWRYVEETVALLSARSPKLATALRKATKDGLHYLVLDGTLIRTDRVKADRPYYSGKHRVHGMNVQVIAGPDGTIVWTSGALPGKTHDLTAARIWGILRALDQAGIITLADKAYQGAGAEVLITPYKGRNKPESQKQANRSHAKLRGPGERANAQLKSWRILRKLRCSPSKTGHLVKAIAVLQNHRVAHASRG from the coding sequence GTGCTGTTCTATCGTGCTGCCGTCGATTTGTCGCGTTCAACGCTGAACTACGTGGCCGGACTGATCCGCAGGCGGCGCAAGGCCATCGGATCGACGTGGCGGCGGCTCAACCCCGGGCAGCAGGCGCTCCTGGTGCTGGTCTATCTGCGCAAGGGCGAGACATTCGCCGAGGTCGGAGCGGGTTTCGGAGTGTCGGCGGCCACCGCGTGGCGGTATGTGGAGGAAACCGTCGCCCTGCTGTCGGCTCGATCACCGAAACTGGCGACGGCGCTGCGGAAGGCCACGAAGGACGGCCTGCACTACCTGGTCTTGGACGGCACGCTCATCCGCACCGACCGAGTGAAGGCCGACCGGCCCTACTACTCGGGCAAGCATCGCGTGCATGGGATGAACGTGCAGGTCATCGCGGGACCGGACGGGACCATCGTGTGGACCTCCGGTGCGCTGCCAGGCAAGACCCACGACCTGACCGCCGCCCGGATCTGGGGCATCCTGCGCGCGCTCGACCAAGCCGGGATCATCACCCTGGCCGACAAGGCCTATCAGGGCGCCGGGGCCGAGGTGCTGATCACGCCGTACAAGGGCAGGAACAAGCCCGAGTCTCAAAAGCAGGCCAACCGGTCACACGCCAAGCTCCGCGGGCCTGGTGAGCGCGCGAACGCCCAGCTCAAGAGTTGGCGCATCCTGCGCAAGCTGCGATGTAGCCCGAGCAAGACCGGCCACCTGGTCAAAGCCATCGCGGTCCTTCAGAACCATCGGGTAGCACACGCCTCCCGAGGATGA
- a CDS encoding helix-turn-helix transcriptional regulator — MRASRLLSILLLLQSRGRMTARQLADELEVSVRTIYRDVESLHAAGIPLYGEAGHEGGYRLMDGFRTRLTGLTEREAAALFLAGLPGPAADLGLGALLAAAELKIEAALPAGLREEARRVREHFLLDAPGWYYDGDRSPYLPEVAEAVWNTRVVHVRYRRWAEPCEVERRLEPYGLVLKAGKWYLVARCDGALRTYRVGQILALTVTDETFERPDGFDLERHWREHLAGFRSRLLRGQAVIRLSPQGRERLGEVMSSVVAGAVDETAGPPDERGWVTATVPVESVTHARTEFLKLGAEVEVLEPAELRREMAVTAHALAALYPPTPPPAEPPPAEPPPAEPPPTEPSSRLS; from the coding sequence GTGCGTGCGTCCCGGCTGCTGTCGATCCTCCTGCTGTTGCAGTCGCGTGGCCGGATGACGGCCCGGCAGCTCGCCGACGAGCTGGAGGTCAGCGTCCGCACGATCTACCGCGACGTCGAGTCGCTGCACGCCGCAGGCATCCCCCTGTACGGCGAGGCCGGGCACGAGGGCGGCTACCGGCTGATGGACGGCTTCCGCACCCGGCTCACCGGCTTGACCGAGCGGGAGGCCGCGGCGCTGTTCCTGGCCGGGCTGCCGGGACCGGCCGCCGACCTCGGTCTCGGCGCGCTGCTGGCCGCCGCGGAGCTGAAGATCGAGGCCGCGCTTCCCGCCGGGCTGCGGGAGGAGGCGCGGCGGGTGCGGGAGCACTTCCTCCTCGACGCGCCCGGCTGGTACTACGACGGCGACCGGTCGCCGTACCTGCCGGAGGTCGCCGAGGCCGTCTGGAACACCCGGGTCGTCCACGTCCGCTACCGCCGCTGGGCGGAGCCCTGCGAGGTCGAGCGGAGGCTGGAGCCGTACGGGCTGGTCCTGAAGGCGGGGAAGTGGTACCTCGTGGCGCGGTGCGACGGTGCGCTGCGCACCTACCGGGTCGGCCAGATCCTCGCCCTCACCGTGACCGACGAGACGTTCGAGCGCCCGGACGGCTTCGACCTGGAGCGGCACTGGCGTGAGCATCTGGCCGGCTTCCGGTCACGGCTGCTGCGCGGGCAGGCGGTGATCCGGCTGTCGCCGCAGGGGCGGGAGCGGCTCGGGGAGGTCATGAGCTCGGTCGTCGCCGGGGCGGTGGACGAGACGGCGGGCCCGCCGGACGAGCGGGGCTGGGTCACCGCCACGGTGCCCGTCGAGTCGGTGACGCACGCGCGCACGGAGTTCCTGAAACTCGGGGCCGAGGTGGAGGTCCTGGAGCCGGCCGAGCTGCGGCGCGAGATGGCGGTGACCGCGCACGCGCTCGCGGCCCTCTACCCGCCGACCCCGCCGCCTGCGGAGCCGCCGCCTGCAGAGCCGCCGCCTGCAGAGCCGCCGCCGACGGAGCCGTCTTCGCGTCTGTCGTAG
- a CDS encoding hydantoinase B/oxoprolinase family protein, translated as MSGDRWRFWVDRGGTFTDVVARRPDGRLVTRKLLSENPARYSDAAVAGIRALLDVPEGEPIPVEWIESVRMGTTVATNALLERRGERTALVITKGFGDALRIGYQNRPHIFERRIVLPEMLYEHVADVDERITADGTVLRPPDLDALAPELRRLREEGVQAVAVVCLHSHLHPAHERAIGSLARRTGFAQVSCSSEVSPLMKLVPRGDTAVIDAYLSPVLRRYVESVARQLPGVRLMFMQSNGGLAEAGHFRGKDAILSGPAGGVVGMAGMSRLAGFDKVIGFDMGGTSTDVSHYAGAYERVVQTQVAGVRLSAPMIAIHTVAAGGGSVLRFDGGRYRVGPDSAGADPGPACYRNGGPLCLTDANVMLGRIQPGHFPEVFGPDGDLPLDVDEVRRRFAETAADIRDRTGDERDPEQVAEGYLRVAVANIANAIKQISVRKGRDVTEYALTTFGGAGGQHACAVADALGIRTVLVPPMAGVLSALGIGLADTTVLREQSVEARLDPATTRRLTGLAGTLEAAARRELSDEGVPDERIRVSRRVRLRYDGTDTPLQVDLAETDAMVAAFEAAHLRTYSFLMDRPLVAEAVSVEAVGLAERPDLSVLAERSDAGAPEAVRMYTGGAWREVPLYRRERLRPGDAVTGPAIVAEADATTVVDDGWRAGVTPYGHLLVERERARPRAAGVGTAADPVMLEVFNNLFMSVAEQMGARLEATAQSVNIRERLDFSCALFDAGGDLVANAPHIPVHLGSMGASVKEVIRRRGDGIRPGDVYAINDPYHGGTHLPDITVVTPVFDDAGREILFFVASRGHHAEIGGLTPGSMPAMSRTLHEEGVLFDCRLLADRGGLREQETRRLLTEGPHPSRDPATNLADLRAQIAANAKGVEEVGAMIGHFGLDVVRAYMRHVQDNAESSVRAVIDALSEGSYRYETDSGAVIAVRVSVDHARRTATIDFTGTSPQLDTNLNAPSAVVTAAVLYVFRTLVADEIPLNDGCLRPLRIVVPEGSMLAPTYPAAVVAGNVETSQAITGAIYAALGVQAEGSGTMNNVSFGDERRQYYETVASGSGAGDGFDGASVVQTHMTNSRLTDPEVLEWRFPVLLEEFAVRHGSGGAGRWRGGDGAVRRIRFREPMTVSVLSSHRRVPPYGMAGGAPGALGVNRVRRADGDVVHLAGCDSIRVEPGDVLEIETPGGGGYGPPDGGPSDGDPRTVTPRTAARPDRALCSTAPPQRAPERPLNGSSAGPARKLSTELSTGGPVGDSVGGPAGGLGRRTRWGTRRAPPSSAFAARRAGFQRFRRYHTGRLCFLAMSRGVFAPDTAGACSGVSHPALKTGCKTTP; from the coding sequence ATGTCCGGAGATCGGTGGCGGTTCTGGGTGGACCGCGGCGGGACGTTCACCGACGTCGTCGCCCGGCGCCCGGACGGACGGCTGGTGACGCGCAAGCTCCTGTCGGAGAACCCGGCGCGCTACTCCGACGCGGCGGTGGCGGGCATCCGCGCCCTGCTGGACGTCCCCGAGGGGGAGCCGATCCCGGTCGAGTGGATCGAGTCGGTGCGGATGGGCACCACGGTCGCCACCAACGCCCTGCTGGAACGCCGCGGCGAGCGTACGGCGCTGGTCATCACCAAGGGGTTCGGCGACGCGCTGCGCATCGGCTACCAGAACCGCCCGCACATCTTCGAGCGGCGGATCGTGCTGCCGGAGATGCTGTACGAGCACGTGGCCGATGTGGACGAGCGGATCACCGCCGACGGCACGGTGCTCCGCCCGCCCGACCTCGACGCGCTCGCGCCGGAGCTGCGTCGGCTGCGCGAGGAGGGCGTCCAGGCGGTCGCGGTGGTCTGCCTGCACAGCCACCTCCACCCGGCGCACGAACGCGCGATCGGGAGCCTGGCCAGGCGAACGGGCTTCGCCCAGGTGTCCTGCTCCAGCGAGGTCAGCCCGCTGATGAAGCTGGTGCCGCGCGGCGACACCGCCGTAATCGACGCCTATCTGTCTCCCGTCCTGCGCCGATATGTCGAGTCGGTGGCCCGCCAACTGCCCGGCGTACGGCTGATGTTCATGCAGTCGAACGGCGGGCTGGCCGAGGCCGGGCACTTCCGCGGCAAGGACGCCATCCTGTCCGGCCCGGCCGGGGGCGTCGTGGGCATGGCGGGCATGTCCCGGCTTGCCGGGTTCGACAAGGTCATCGGCTTCGACATGGGCGGCACCTCGACCGACGTGTCCCACTACGCGGGCGCGTACGAGCGGGTCGTCCAGACCCAGGTGGCCGGCGTACGGCTGTCCGCGCCGATGATCGCCATTCACACGGTGGCGGCGGGCGGCGGGTCGGTCCTGCGGTTCGACGGCGGGCGCTACCGGGTCGGCCCCGACTCGGCGGGGGCCGACCCCGGCCCGGCCTGCTACCGCAACGGCGGCCCGCTGTGCCTCACCGACGCCAACGTGATGCTCGGCCGCATCCAGCCCGGCCACTTCCCCGAGGTCTTCGGCCCGGACGGCGACCTGCCGCTGGACGTGGACGAGGTGCGGCGGCGGTTCGCGGAGACGGCCGCCGACATCCGCGACCGCACCGGAGACGAGCGCGATCCCGAGCAGGTCGCGGAGGGCTATCTGCGGGTCGCGGTCGCGAACATCGCCAACGCCATCAAGCAGATCTCCGTGCGGAAGGGCCGTGACGTCACCGAATATGCCCTCACGACGTTCGGCGGCGCCGGAGGGCAGCACGCCTGCGCGGTCGCCGACGCGCTCGGCATCCGCACCGTGCTGGTGCCGCCGATGGCGGGCGTGCTGTCCGCCCTGGGCATCGGGCTGGCCGACACGACCGTGCTGCGGGAGCAGTCGGTCGAGGCCCGGCTCGACCCCGCCACGACGCGGCGCCTGACCGGGCTCGCCGGCACCCTGGAGGCGGCGGCCCGCCGCGAGCTGTCAGATGAGGGGGTGCCGGACGAGCGCATCCGGGTGAGCCGGCGGGTGCGGCTGCGCTACGACGGCACCGACACGCCGCTGCAGGTGGACCTGGCCGAGACGGACGCGATGGTGGCCGCGTTCGAGGCCGCCCACCTGCGGACCTACTCCTTCCTCATGGACCGGCCGCTGGTGGCGGAGGCGGTCTCCGTCGAGGCGGTGGGCCTGGCCGAGCGGCCCGATCTTTCGGTCCTCGCCGAGAGATCGGACGCCGGGGCGCCCGAGGCGGTCCGGATGTACACCGGCGGCGCGTGGCGCGAGGTGCCGCTCTACCGGAGGGAACGGCTGCGCCCCGGCGACGCGGTCACCGGCCCGGCCATCGTGGCCGAGGCCGACGCGACCACCGTCGTCGACGACGGCTGGCGGGCAGGCGTGACGCCGTACGGGCACCTGCTTGTGGAACGGGAGCGGGCCCGCCCCCGGGCCGCGGGCGTGGGCACCGCGGCCGACCCCGTGATGCTGGAGGTGTTCAACAACCTCTTCATGTCCGTCGCCGAGCAGATGGGCGCGCGGCTGGAGGCCACCGCGCAGTCGGTGAACATCCGGGAGCGGCTCGACTTCTCCTGCGCGCTGTTCGACGCGGGCGGCGATCTCGTCGCCAACGCGCCGCACATCCCGGTGCACCTCGGGTCGATGGGCGCGAGCGTCAAGGAGGTGATCCGCCGCCGGGGCGACGGGATCCGGCCCGGCGACGTGTACGCGATCAACGACCCCTACCACGGCGGCACCCACCTGCCGGACATCACGGTCGTCACCCCCGTCTTCGACGACGCGGGCCGGGAGATCCTGTTCTTCGTGGCCTCCCGCGGCCACCACGCGGAGATCGGCGGGCTGACGCCCGGCTCGATGCCCGCCATGAGCAGGACCCTCCACGAGGAGGGCGTGCTGTTCGACTGCCGCCTGCTGGCCGACCGTGGCGGCCTGCGCGAGCAGGAGACGAGGCGGCTGCTCACCGAGGGGCCGCACCCGTCCAGGGACCCCGCGACCAACCTGGCCGACCTGCGCGCGCAGATCGCCGCGAACGCCAAGGGTGTCGAGGAGGTCGGCGCGATGATCGGCCACTTCGGCCTCGACGTCGTGCGGGCCTACATGCGGCACGTGCAGGACAACGCCGAGAGCTCGGTCCGCGCGGTCATCGACGCCCTCAGCGAGGGGAGCTACCGCTATGAGACGGACTCCGGAGCCGTGATCGCGGTGCGCGTCTCGGTGGACCACGCCCGCCGCACCGCGACGATCGACTTCACCGGCACCTCGCCCCAGCTCGACACCAACCTCAACGCGCCGTCCGCCGTGGTCACCGCCGCCGTGCTGTACGTCTTCCGCACCCTGGTGGCCGACGAGATCCCGCTCAACGACGGCTGCCTGCGGCCCCTGCGGATCGTCGTGCCCGAGGGGTCGATGCTGGCCCCCACGTACCCGGCGGCCGTGGTCGCGGGCAACGTCGAGACCTCGCAAGCGATCACCGGCGCGATCTACGCCGCGCTGGGCGTCCAGGCCGAGGGGTCGGGGACGATGAACAACGTCAGCTTCGGCGACGAACGGCGTCAGTATTACGAGACCGTCGCCTCGGGGTCCGGGGCGGGAGACGGGTTCGACGGGGCGTCGGTGGTGCAGACCCACATGACGAACTCCCGGCTGACCGACCCCGAGGTGCTGGAATGGCGGTTCCCGGTGCTGCTGGAGGAGTTCGCCGTACGGCACGGCAGCGGCGGCGCGGGACGGTGGCGCGGCGGCGACGGGGCCGTGCGCCGCATCCGGTTCCGCGAGCCGATGACGGTCAGCGTGCTGTCCAGCCACCGTCGTGTGCCGCCGTACGGCATGGCCGGCGGCGCGCCCGGCGCGCTGGGCGTCAACCGGGTGCGGCGCGCGGACGGAGACGTGGTCCACCTGGCGGGATGCGACTCGATCCGGGTCGAGCCGGGTGACGTGCTGGAGATCGAGACCCCCGGCGGCGGCGGATACGGCCCCCCGGACGGCGGCCCCTCGGACGGTGACCCCCGGACGGTGACCCCTCGGACGGCGGCCCGTCCTGACCGGGCCCTGTGCTCGACCGCGCCTCCTCAACGGGCCCCTGAACGGCCCTTGAACGGCTCCTCAGCGGGCCCTGCACGGAAACTCTCGACGGAGCTCTCGACGGGCGGCCCGGTAGGGGACTCGGTGGGCGGCCCGGCGGGTGGGCTCGGCCGGCGGACTCGGTGGGGGACTCGGCGGGCTCCGCCCTCCTCGGCCTTCGCGGCGAGGAGGGCGGGCTTCCAGCGGTTTCGCCGTTACCACACCGGGCGGCTTTGTTTTTTGGCGATGAGCCGCGGGGTTTTCGCACCTGACACGGCAGGCGCTTGCTCAGGAGTCTCTCACCCCGCCCTCAAGACCGGGTGCAAGACGACTCCCTGA
- a CDS encoding MFS transporter translates to MSVPSGERSRGIGALVTGNLLGGVAVASGIAVGGLLLERLGGTSVAGLGQAASVLGAAVAAVPLAGVAARRGRRRSLTLGYAIAVLGGALIVTAAVVAQLAVLLAGLALFGVGQAVNLQSRYAAADGAAPGNRARTMSIVIWATTIGSVAGPNLSEVADRFGRWLGLPGLAGPYVFSIVSFALAGAVVTVFLRRPTAPSSTPSAPGSGQASPGSGQATPAAPSAPATSASGQATSASSPAAPSSTAPAPASGQAAPAAPSSGPASGEAVTSARAVGAVAALRWAAADPAARFAVVLIAVAHAMMVMVMVMTPLHMQHHGMSLQLVGVVISLHVLGMYALSPVFGWLADRIGAVRTACGGMLLLVAAVTLGFVAASAGEGSTLTALALIVLGLGWSVSLISASALLAGTAADDVRVPLQGATDAGMNYAGAAAAALAGPILAAGGFQAVNVAAAAILVPAVAAAIAVLRRGRAAAKEGDDERRERVRP, encoded by the coding sequence GTGTCCGTGCCAAGTGGGGAACGCAGCAGGGGCATCGGCGCCCTCGTCACCGGCAACCTCCTCGGCGGCGTCGCGGTCGCCTCCGGCATCGCGGTCGGCGGGCTGCTCCTTGAACGGCTCGGCGGCACGTCCGTCGCGGGGCTCGGCCAGGCCGCGAGCGTGCTCGGCGCGGCGGTCGCCGCGGTGCCGCTGGCCGGCGTCGCGGCCCGGCGCGGACGGCGCCGTTCGCTCACCCTGGGGTATGCCATCGCCGTGCTCGGCGGCGCGCTGATCGTCACCGCCGCCGTCGTCGCGCAGCTCGCCGTGCTGCTGGCCGGGCTGGCGCTGTTCGGCGTCGGGCAGGCGGTCAACCTGCAGTCCCGGTACGCCGCGGCGGACGGCGCGGCGCCCGGCAACCGGGCCAGGACGATGTCGATCGTCATCTGGGCGACCACGATCGGGTCCGTGGCCGGCCCCAACCTCAGCGAGGTGGCCGACCGGTTCGGCCGGTGGCTCGGGCTGCCCGGCCTGGCCGGGCCGTACGTGTTCTCGATCGTGTCCTTCGCCCTCGCGGGCGCGGTGGTGACCGTGTTCCTCCGCCGACCCACCGCGCCGTCCTCCACCCCGTCAGCACCGGGCTCCGGGCAAGCCTCACCGGGCTCCGGGCAGGCCACCCCGGCCGCGCCGTCCGCACCTGCCACATCAGCCTCCGGGCAAGCCACATCGGCATCGAGTCCTGCGGCACCCTCCTCCACCGCCCCGGCACCGGCCTCCGGGCAGGCCGCCCCGGCCGCGCCGTCCTCTGGCCCGGCCTCCGGTGAGGCGGTCACGAGTGCCCGGGCGGTGGGCGCGGTGGCGGCGCTGCGCTGGGCTGCGGCCGACCCGGCGGCGCGGTTCGCGGTCGTGCTCATCGCGGTGGCGCACGCGATGATGGTCATGGTCATGGTGATGACGCCGCTGCACATGCAGCACCACGGCATGTCACTGCAGCTCGTGGGCGTGGTGATCAGCCTGCACGTGCTCGGCATGTACGCCCTGAGCCCGGTCTTCGGCTGGCTGGCCGACCGGATCGGCGCGGTACGCACGGCGTGCGGCGGGATGCTGCTGCTCGTGGCCGCCGTCACGCTCGGCTTCGTGGCCGCCTCCGCCGGGGAGGGCAGCACGCTCACCGCGCTCGCGCTGATCGTGCTCGGGCTGGGCTGGTCTGTCTCGTTGATCTCCGCGTCCGCGCTGCTCGCCGGCACCGCCGCGGACGACGTACGGGTGCCGTTGCAGGGCGCCACGGACGCCGGGATGAACTACGCGGGCGCCGCCGCGGCCGCGCTGGCCGGGCCGATCCTCGCCGCGGGCGGCTTCCAGGCGGTCAATGTCGCGGCGGCGGCCATCCTGGTGCCCGCCGTCGCGGCGGCGATCGCCGTCCTGCGCCGGGGCCGGGCGGCCGCGAAGGAGGGTGACGACGAGCGGCGCGAGCGCGTCCGGCCCTGA
- a CDS encoding glycosyltransferase family 2 protein codes for MKGADGKRDLPEVDPSRMHVTVLVPAHDEEDQIAETITSLHGQRRRPNRVIVIADNCTDRTADIARAHGAEVIETVGNRHKKAGALNQVLKALLPEMGSRHAVLVMDADSALDPGFIEHAVLRLATGELAAVGGTFTGKPGGGLVGMFQRNEYARYARDVRRLRGKALVLTGTATLFRALALKEVVRARRSGRLPGRDQVYDVRVLTEDNELTLALLHLDFRILCPAECTLSTEVMETWRDLFKQRLRWKRGALENLTDYGWTRITLPYWGRQLLSLIGIIVIFAYLGATAWSIAVTGALALHPLWVAVTGVFMVERVVTVRSRGGVQMALAALLVVEMIFDVFLQIAQAKAFWDAAWRRERKW; via the coding sequence GTGAAGGGCGCCGACGGCAAGCGGGACCTTCCTGAGGTCGACCCCTCGCGCATGCACGTCACCGTGCTGGTCCCGGCGCACGACGAAGAGGACCAGATCGCCGAAACGATCACGTCCCTGCACGGCCAGCGGCGCAGGCCCAACCGCGTCATCGTGATCGCGGACAACTGCACCGACAGGACCGCGGACATCGCACGCGCGCACGGCGCCGAGGTGATCGAGACGGTCGGCAACCGCCACAAGAAGGCGGGCGCGCTCAACCAGGTGCTCAAGGCTCTGCTGCCCGAGATGGGGTCTCGGCATGCCGTACTGGTCATGGACGCGGACTCGGCGCTCGACCCCGGTTTCATCGAGCACGCCGTCCTCCGCCTGGCCACCGGCGAACTGGCCGCGGTGGGGGGCACCTTCACCGGCAAGCCGGGCGGCGGCCTGGTGGGCATGTTCCAGCGCAACGAGTACGCGCGCTACGCCCGCGACGTGCGACGGTTGCGGGGAAAGGCGCTGGTGCTCACCGGGACGGCGACGCTGTTTCGCGCGCTCGCGCTCAAGGAGGTCGTCAGGGCCCGCCGCAGTGGTCGTCTCCCCGGTCGCGACCAGGTGTACGACGTGCGCGTGCTGACCGAGGACAACGAGCTCACCCTGGCGCTGCTGCACCTGGACTTCCGCATCCTGTGCCCTGCGGAGTGCACGCTCTCGACCGAGGTCATGGAGACCTGGAGGGACCTGTTCAAGCAGCGGCTGCGGTGGAAGCGAGGGGCGCTGGAGAACCTCACCGACTACGGCTGGACGCGGATCACGTTGCCCTACTGGGGGCGCCAGCTCCTGTCGTTGATCGGAATCATCGTGATCTTCGCGTACCTGGGCGCCACGGCCTGGTCGATCGCGGTCACGGGCGCACTCGCCTTACATCCGCTCTGGGTGGCGGTCACGGGCGTCTTCATGGTCGAGCGGGTCGTGACCGTGCGGAGCAGGGGCGGCGTACAGATGGCTCTCGCCGCCCTGCTCGTCGTCGAAATGATCTTCGATGTCTTCTTGCAGATCGCACAGGCGAAAGCCTTCTGGGACGCCGCATGGCGTCGGGAAAGGAAATGGTGA